The genomic DNA TGAATCACAAGCTCGCTATTATAGACTGATTTTTCATCTCACCAAAATTTAACAGCACAAGCAGGCGGATATTTTCAATTTTTTTATAGAAATAGCTAAAAATAGGGCAGTGGCCAATTTATTGGCTACGAAATACAAAATAAATACAGCCCACCAAACAGAGCCCTGCCCACAAATAATCCAGTTTAAACGGCTGTTTAAACAGAAAAATCATAAAAGGTACAAAGACCAGCAAGGTCACCACTTCCTGGGTTATTTTCATTTGTCTCACAGCCCAGCCCTGTTGTGCAAGCAGGCGAGTGGCGGGAATCATAAAACTGTACTCCAGCAGGGCGATCAGCCAGCCGAATAAAATCGCCTGCCAGATGGGTGCACCATGTAAAAATTTAAGATGACCATACCAGGCCAAAGTCATAAAGCAGTTGGAAATAATTAAAAGCAGCAGGGCAAAGTACATAGTCAATTGATCTGGAAGAACTGCAAATATTTTACGTTTTTCCAGTAAAAAAGCATGTGATTTCCGGACGGATTTTAGCGCGGAGAAATCCCGATCCAACAGCCCCCTAAACTACCGGATGCAATGCCGGGAATAGATACAAGAAAGACTATCTTTTCCGCAAAACCCTTGATATCGTTGCTTTCAAATTGAATCAATAATGACAACACCACCAATAACAACGTGATGTGTCTAAAAAGCAGTGGAGTTAAAACGCATGCATCTGCATATTTTGGGTATTTGTGGCACCTTTATGGGTTCGCTCGCACTATTGGCACGTGATTTAGGACATAAAGTGACGGGTTCGGATGCAAATGTCTATCCACCCATGTCAACCCAACTAGAAAATGCAGGCATTGGCTTAATGCAGGGTTATGACCGCAGTCATTTGCAGCCACATCCCGATCTGGTGATTGTCGGGAATGCCATGAAGCGCGGCATTGATGCGGTGGAATACATGCTCAATGAAGGTCTGCCTTATATTTCAGGTCCACAGTTCTTGGCCGATCATGTTTTACAAGGCAGACATGTGCTGGGCGTTGCAGGAACCCATGGTAAAACCACCACAACCACTATGCTGGCTTGGGTACTGGATCAGGCCGGTTTAAATCCGGGCTTTTTGATTGGCGGCGTACCTTTGGGTTTTAGTGAAAGTGCACGTTTAGGCGGCGGCAAATACTTCTGTGTGGAAGCAGATGAATATGATTCTGCCTTCTTCGACAAGCGTTCCAAGTTCGTGCATTACCATCCTAAAACCGCGATTTTGAATAACCTTGAATTTGACCATGCCGATATCTTTGATGATCTGGCTGCGATTCAAAAACAGTTCCATCATTTAGTACGGACCATTCCAAGTGAAGGCCGCATTATTGCGCCAATTACCGAAACCAATATTGATGAAGTTTTGCAGATGGGCTGCTGGACACCTGTGGTTCGCACTTCATTGGATGCCAATGACAAAGCGTTACTTTCTGCCGAACAGTTATTAAATGATGGTTCACATTTTAAAGTACTGGAAAATGGTATCGTTAAAGGTATCGTGAAATGGAACATGACCGGACAGCACAGTGTGGCCAATGCCTTGGCGACCATTGCAGCGGCGGAACATGTGGGCGTTTCGATCGAAACTGCATGTGAAGCACTTTCCAACTTTGGCGGCGTCAAGCGCCGTATGGAATTGCTGGATACGGTAAAAGGCATTGAGGTGTATGATGATTTTGCCCATCACCCAACCGCCATTGAAACCACGCTTGACGGCGCACGCAAACGCCTGGGTGAACGTAAACTGTGGGCCATTATTGAACCGCGCTCCAATACCATGCGTATGGGTAGCCACAAAGATGGTTTGGCGCATTCCGCACGTCTGGCGGATGAAGTAATCTGGTATCAACCGGAAGGGCTGGACTGGGATCTACAGCCGGTAATTGATGCCGCACCAAACAAAGCCGTGGTGGCACGTAGCTTAGATGACATCATTCAAACGGTTGTCTCTGAGGCAGGTGAGGGCGATGCTGTGGTGATTATGTCGAATGGTGGTTTTGGCGGATTACACCAGAAATTGATTAGTGCCTTACAGCAAAATGCTTAAACTTCTTTTCAGCCTGAACTTGATCAGGACCGTAGCCAATCGTTCTGCGGTCCTTCACTAACAAATTAATAAATAATATATTATTTTTTATTCAAGTAACTATTTTGCTAATGACCTTGTCATCAAGACTTGTTAATTTAACTGGATAGCATCCCGCCAACATGACTGTTGCTATATAAGCCAGGCGGCTGGATGTCTTTTACAATAAACATTAAGAAGGATGGTCCCCATGTCAAATACAATGAAAGCAATGGTTTACTACGGCGCCAATGATATCCGCTTCGAAG from Acinetobacter sp. CS-2 includes the following:
- the mpl gene encoding UDP-N-acetylmuramate:L-alanyl-gamma-D-glutamyl-meso-diaminopimelate ligase — translated: MHLHILGICGTFMGSLALLARDLGHKVTGSDANVYPPMSTQLENAGIGLMQGYDRSHLQPHPDLVIVGNAMKRGIDAVEYMLNEGLPYISGPQFLADHVLQGRHVLGVAGTHGKTTTTTMLAWVLDQAGLNPGFLIGGVPLGFSESARLGGGKYFCVEADEYDSAFFDKRSKFVHYHPKTAILNNLEFDHADIFDDLAAIQKQFHHLVRTIPSEGRIIAPITETNIDEVLQMGCWTPVVRTSLDANDKALLSAEQLLNDGSHFKVLENGIVKGIVKWNMTGQHSVANALATIAAAEHVGVSIETACEALSNFGGVKRRMELLDTVKGIEVYDDFAHHPTAIETTLDGARKRLGERKLWAIIEPRSNTMRMGSHKDGLAHSARLADEVIWYQPEGLDWDLQPVIDAAPNKAVVARSLDDIIQTVVSEAGEGDAVVIMSNGGFGGLHQKLISALQQNA
- a CDS encoding DMT family protein; translation: MYFALLLLIISNCFMTLAWYGHLKFLHGAPIWQAILFGWLIALLEYSFMIPATRLLAQQGWAVRQMKITQEVVTLLVFVPFMIFLFKQPFKLDYLWAGLCLVGCIYFVFRSQ